Proteins encoded in a region of the Phoenix dactylifera cultivar Barhee BC4 chromosome 3, palm_55x_up_171113_PBpolish2nd_filt_p, whole genome shotgun sequence genome:
- the LOC120110149 gene encoding aspartic proteinase PCS1-like, with product MIPKLVLASASPSTFLLFIFLALCQPLISLSSTTVTATSNASAGASTGGKPKPFILPLRTQKVSSLALPGPRNKLLFHHNVSLTVSLSVGTPPQNVSMVLDTGSELCWLLCNATAGGPSFHPRASSSYAPVRCSSATCRDGTRDLPIPASCDHATSLCHVSLSYADASTSEGTLAADSFRLGQSTRLSTIFGCMASAYSSTSGGDGSTTAGLLGMNRGSLSFVTQTAIQRFSYCIAGGAATGVLLLGDAPPPFLMPLHYTPLVQISLPLPYFDRVAYTVQLDGIRVAAVLLPIPKSVLVPDHTGAGQTMVDSGTQFTFLLGAAYDALKAEFLRQTKGVLTVLNEPDFVFQGAFDLCFRIPAGAAPPSWRLPAVTLMFRGGAEVRVAGERLLYRAAGEARGRDAVWCFTFGNSDLVPLSAYVIGHHHQQDVWVDYDLRNSRVGFAPVHCAQAAQRL from the coding sequence ATGATACCAAAACTAGTACTTGCTTCTGCTTCTCCTTCTACTTTTCTCCTATTCATTTTTCTTGCTCTCTGCCAACCCTTaatctccctctcctcgacgaCAGTAACGGCTACCAGCAATGCCTCTGCCGGTGCTAGTACGGGAGGAAAGCCAAAACCCTTTATTTTACCTCTGAGAACCCAAAAGGTCTCATCTTTGGCCCTCCCCGGGCCTCGCAACAAGCTCCTATTCCACCACAACGTGAGCCTCACCGTCTCCCTCTCCGTTGGAACGCCGCCCCAGAACGTCTCCATGGTGCTCGACACCGGCAGCGAGCTCTGCTGGCTCCTCTGCAACGCCACCGCTGGCGGCCCCTCCTTCCACCCCCGCGCCTCCTCCTCCTACGCTCCTGTCCGGTGCTCCTCCGCCACCTGCCGCGACGGCACCCGCGACCTTCCGATCCCGGCCTCCTGCGACCACGCCACCTCCCTCTGCCACGTGTCCCTCTCCTACGCCGACGCCTCCACCTCCGAGGGCACCCTCGCCGCCGACTCCTTCCGCCTTGGCCAGTCCACTCGTCTGTCCACCATCTTCGGCTGCATGGCCTCCGCCTATTCCTCGACCTCCGGGGGCGACGGCTCCACCACCGCCGGTCTGCTGGGCATGAACAGGGGATCCCTCTCCTTCGTCACCCAGACCGCCATCCAGCGGTTCTCTTACTGCATCGCCGGTGGAGCCGCCACGGGGGTCCTCCTCCTCGGCGACGCCCCGCCTCCCTTTCTCATGCCCCTCCACTACACCCCGCTCGTCCAGATCTCACTGCCGCTCCCCTACTTCGACCGCGTGGCCTACACCGTCCAGCTGGACGGCATCCGCGTGGCAGccgtcctcctccccatccccaaATCCGTGCTCGTCCCCGACCACACCGGCGCCGGCCAGACCATGGTGGATTCCGGCACCCAGTTCACCTTCCTCCTGGGCGCCGCCTACGACGCCTTGAAAGCCGAATTCTTGAGGCAGACGAAGGGCGTCCTGACCGTCCTGAACGAGCCGGACTTCGTGTTCCAGGGGGCGTTCGACCTGTGCTTCCGGATCCCGGCGGGGGCTGCGCCGCCGTCGTGGCGGCTGCCGGCGGTGACGCTGATGTTCCGCGGGGGTGCGGAGGTGAGGGTGGCGGGCGAGCGGCTGCTGTACCGGGCGGCCGGAGAGGCGCGGGGGCGGGACGCGGTGTGGTGCTTTACCTTCGGGAACTCGGATCTGGTGCCCCTGTCGGCGTACGTGATTGGGCACCACCACCAGCAGGATGTGTGGGTGGACTACGACCTCCGCAACTCCAGGGTGGGCTTCGCGCCCGTTCACTGCGCCCAGGCCGCCCAGCGCCTCTGA
- the LOC120110148 gene encoding zinc transporter 1-like, whose amino-acid sequence MKASRHFRKILLPLFLSLFSLQVSGHEGHDHGAPSLAPTGAPGASSIAPASMKTLGPLWVVLLLLLIHSLLSIQARAHEGHDHDTQPSAPAPAPNSAPSSPSSPSLSMASAPIKALSPLWAVLLLLPFLSFQANTKLCHDHDTNIDADAANCGDHQSTGAPSSPSPCTSPVFWAPMNASRPLCKTLLLILFLVMSFSQVSAHGGHDHDASGDEQENLRSRGLIAVKIWCLVILLVSTFAGGVSPYFYRWNESFLLMGTQFAGGVFLGTSLIHFLADANSTFADLTSKTYPFAFMLASVGYLITMFGDCIIVWVTQVGRKEARVEVEGGNRGEGHGEEMRPDLHPTFVRTTSLGDTLLLILALCFHSVFEGIAVGVADTKTSAWRNLWTISLHKIFAAIAMGIALLRMLPKRPFLMTVVYSLAFAISSPIGVGIGIAIDATTQGPVADWIYAISMGLACGVFIYVAINHLIAKGFKPQEPSFFDTPFFKFLAVLIGVAVIAVVMIWD is encoded by the exons ATGAAGGCCTCGAGGCATTTTAGGAAAATCTTGCTccccctcttcctttctttgttcTCCCTCCAAGTAAGCGGCCATGAAGGCCACGACCATGGTGCCCCATCACTTGCCCCTACAGGTGCCCCAGGAGCTTCCTCCATCGCTCCAGCTTCAATGAAAACCTTGGGCCCTCTTTGGGTAGTATTGCTTCTACTGCTTATTCATTCTCTGTTATCCATCCAAGCACGAGCCCATGAAGGCCATGACCATGACACCCAACCCAGTGCCCCTGCGCCAGCCCCCAACAGTGCCCCCAGCTCCCCCTCATCCCCCAGCTTATCCATGGCTTCAGCTCCTATCAAAGCCTTGAGCCCTCTTTGGGCAGTCTtgctcctccttcccttcctgTCCTTCCAAGCGAACACCAAATTATGCCACGACCATGACACCAACATTGATGCTGATGCGGCAAACTGCGGCGATCACCAAAGTACCGGTGCCCCTAGCTCTCCCTCGCCCTGCACGTCACCAGTATTTTGGGCTCCTATGAATGCCTCAAGGCCTCTATGCAAAACcttgctcctcatcctcttcctcgtTATGTCATTTTCCCAAGTGAGTGCCCATGGAGGCCACGACCATGATGCTAGTGGGGATGAGCAGGAAAACTTGCGGTCGAGAGGCCTGATCGCCGTGAAGATCTGGTGCCTTGTGATCCTTTTGGTGAGCACCTTCGCTGGTGGAGTCTCCCCCTACTTCTACAGATGGAATGAGAGCTTCCTTCTCATGGGGACCCAATTTGCCGGTGGGGTCTTCTTGGGCACCTCACTCATACACTTCCTGGCGGATGCCAACAGCACCTTCGCTGATCTCACGTCCAAGACTTATCCTTTCGCATTTATGCTAGCATCAGTCGGTTACCTGATCACCATGTTTGGAGACTGCATCATTGTCTGGGTGACGCAGgttggaaggaaggaggcgagagtggaggtggagggaggGAATCGCGGCGAAGGACATGGGGAGGAGATGAGGCCGGATCTCCATCCTACTTTCGTGAGGACCACATCGCTGGGAGACACGTTGCTGCTCATCCTAGCCCTTTGTTTTCACTCCGTGTTCGAAGGGATAGCTGTCGGAGTTGCTG ATACAAAGACCAGTGCATGGAGGAACCTATGGACTATAAGCCTGCACAAAATCTTCGCTGCCATCGCCATGGGAATTGCACTGCTTAGGATGCTACCCAAGAGGCCGTTCTTGATGACCGTGGTCTACTCACTTGCCTTTGCCATTTCGAGCCCCATTGGTGTAGGAATTGGCATTGCCATTGATGCTACAACGCAAGGACCAGTGGCTGATTGGATCTACGCCATCTCCATGGGCCTTGCCTGTGGGGTGTTCATCTATGTGGCCATCAACCATCTCATTGCCAAGGGCTTCAAGCCGCAAGAACCAAGTTTCTTCGACACTCCCTTCTTCAAGTTCCTCGCAGTACTCATTGGAGTTGCCGTTATAGCTGTAGTCATGATATGGGATTGA
- the LOC103715660 gene encoding E3 ubiquitin-protein ligase SDIR1-like, whose protein sequence is MSFVFRGSRADIGSGFPGFIPERRAARMHPVGRPVNTNSMAFLVTVLLLFMILNSHQMSPNFLLWLVLGVFLMATSLRMYATCQQLQAQAQAHAAAAGGLLGHTELRLHVPSSIAFATRGRLQSLRLQLALLDREFDDLDYDALRALDADNAPDAPSMSEEEINALPVHKYKARLHKGSSSSRQSDGSSPQQASSSSASVTEKKQDSVKADGSMKTSEDELTCTVCLEQVNTGELIRSLPCLHQFHVNCIDPWLRQQGTCPVCKHRVSSGWHESGDGEMDASNMV, encoded by the exons ATGAGTTTTGTTTTCCGGGGAAGCAGGGCAGACATTGGGAGTGGATTCCCCGGGTTCATCCCGGAGAGGCGCGCTGCG CGTATGCATCCGGTTGGTCGGCCTGTTAATACCAACTCCATGGCTTTTCTCGTCACCG TTCTTTTGCTGTTCATGATATTGAATTCACATCAGATGTCACCAAACTTTCtg CTTTGGCTAGTGTTGGGTGTGTTTCTCATGGCCACCAGCCTTAGGATGTATGCCACATGCCAGCAACTTCAAGCCCAAGCCCAAGCTCATGCTGCAGCTGCCGGTGGATTGCTTGGGCACACTGAGTTGCGTCTCCATGTGCCATCATCCATAGCCTTTGCGACAAGAGGGCGATTGCAAAGCCTTAGGCTCCAACTTGCTCTTCTTGACCGGGAGTTTGATGATTTAG ATTATGATGCTCTGAGAGCGCTAGATGCTGATAATGCTCCTGATGCTCCTTCTATGAGCGAGGAAGAAATTAATGCTCTTCCTGTGCACAAGTACAAAGCTCGGTTGCATAAGGGTTCTTCATCAAGCCGACAGAG TGATGGGTCATCGCCACAACAGGCATCATCATCTTCTGCATCTGTAACTGAG AAGAAGCAGGACAGTGTCAAAGCAGATGGGAGTATGAAAACCTCAGAAGATGAACTGACGTGCACTGTTTGCTTGGAGCAAGTTAATACGGGAGAACTGATAAGAAGTTTACCGTGCTTGCATCAG TTTCATGTGAACTGTATTGATCCATGGTTGCGCCAGCAAGGTACATGCCCTGTCTGTAAACATAGGGTGAGCTCTGGGTGGCATGAAAGTGGTGATGGTGAAATGGATGCATCTAATATGGTTTAG
- the LOC103715658 gene encoding laccase-4 yields the protein MDAFLLHSRALAGALVFAFGTFLLFPELPCAQQTGITRHYKFDIQMTNVTRLCHTKSMVTVNGQFPGPRIVAREGDRIIVKVVNHVQSNVSIHWHGVRQLRSGWADGPAYVAQCPIRTGQSYVYNFTIVAQRGTLFWHAHISWLRATLYGPIVILPKLGVPYPFAKPYKEVPVIFGEWWNADTEAVINQALQTGGGPNVSDAYTMNGLPGPWYNCSAKDTFKLSVKPGRTYLLRIINAALNDELFFSIANHTLTIVEVDAVYVKPFDTDTLITAPGQTANVLLRTKPSFPGATFLMLARPYATGQGIFDNTITAGILEYRHSDASSSPSSSKKLPLFKPSLPSLNDTTFVASFTSKLRSLATTQYPAKVPQTVDRHFFFTVGLGTSPCPRNQTCQGPNGTKFAATINNVSFSMPATALLQAHFFGQSKGIYTPDFPITPLIPFNYTGTPPNNTLVGSGTRLVVLPFNASVELVMQDTSILGNESHPLHLHGFNFFVVGQGFGNHDPAKDPAKFNLVDPVERNTVSVPPGGWVAIRFLADNPGVWFMHCHLEVHTSWGLKMAWLVLDGNLPNQKLPPPPSDLPKC from the exons ATGGATGCCTTCCTTCTTCACTCGAGAGCTCTGGCCGGTGCTCTGGTCTTTGCTTTCGGCACCTTTCTTCTCTTCCCGGAGCTTCCATGCGCGCAACAAACTGGCATTACCAGGCACTACAAATTTGAT ATCCAAATGACCAACGTCACACGGTTGTGCCACACGAAGAGCATGGTGACTGTCAATGGGCAGTTCCCGGGGCCTAGAATCGTGGCCAGAGAAGGTGACCGTATCATTGTTAAGGTGGTTAACCATGTCCAGAGCAATGTCAGCATACATTG GCATGGGGTTCGGCAGCTGAGAAGTGGTTGGGCTGACGGGCCGGCATACGTGGCACAGTGCCCCATACGAACGGGCCAGAGCTACGTCTACAACTTCACGATTGTGGCCCAGAGGGGAACTCTCTTCTGGCATGCCCATATATCGTGGCTCAGAGCCACCCTCTATGGGCCCATTGTCATCCTCCCCAAGCTTGGTGTCCCCTACCCATTCGCCAAACCCTACAAAGAAGTGCCTGTGATCTTTG GGGAGTGGTGGAACGCCGACACTGAAGCTGTAATTAACCAGGCTCTTCAAACAGGTGGAGGCCCAAATGTCTCTGACGCCTATACCATGAATGGGCTACCAGGGCCGTGGTACAATTGCTCAGCTAAAG ATACGTTCAAGCTAAGTGTAAAACCTGGGAGGACATACCTTCTTCGCATTATCAATGCTGCACTAAACGACGAACTCTTCTTCAGCATCGCCAATCACACCCTCACCATTGTTGAAGTTGATGCTGTGTACGTGAAGCCCTTCGATACCGACACTCTCATCACAGCCCCTGGCCAGACCGCCAATGTCCTCCTCCGCACTAAGCCCAGCTTCCCCGGTGCTACGTTCCTAATGCTAGCAAGACCCTATGCCACTGGCCAAGGTATCTTCGACAACACAATCACTGCCGGCATTCTCGAATACCGACACTCCGATGCTTCGTCATCACCCTCCTCCAGCAAGAAGCTCCCACTATTCAAACCAAGCCTCCCATCTCTTAACGACACAACGTTTGTTGCAAGCTTCACCAGCAAGCTGCGTAGCTTGGCAACCACACAATATCCGGCCAAGGTTCCTCAAACCGTCGATAGGcacttcttcttcactgtgGGGCTGGGGACGAGCCCGTGCCCCCGGAACCAGACATGCCAAGGGCCAAATGGGACCAAATTTGCCGCCACCATCAACAACGTATCGTTCTCAATGCCCGCCACAGCCCTTCTCCAAGCCCATTTCTTCGGCCAGTCGAAGGGAATCTACACCCCGGACTTCCCCATCACCCCTCTGATACCATTCAACTACACGGGGACTCCTCCCAACAACACTCTGGTGGGCAGTGGCACCAGGTTGGTGGTACTCCCATTCAACGCTAGCGTGGAGCTAGTGATGCAAGACACCAGCATTCTGGGGAACGAGAGCCATCCACTGCACCTCCATGGCTTCAACTTCTTCGTGGTCGGCCAGGGGTTCGGGAACCATGACCCGGCGAAGGACCCGGCCAAGTTTAACCTTGTGGACCCGGTCGAGAGGAACACGGTAAGCGTGCCCCCTGGAGGATGGGTGGCCATCCGATTCCTGGCTGATAATCCCG GTGTGTGGTTCATGCATTGCCACCTGGAGGTGCACACGAGTTGGGGTCTGAAGATGGCGTGGTTGGTGTTGGATGGGAACCTCCCAAACCAGAAGCTTCCCCCGCCCCCGTCGGATCTTCCCAAATGCTAG